From Pelosinus fermentans DSM 17108, the proteins below share one genomic window:
- a CDS encoding flagellinolysin: protein MRINSAIVETNKAASQKDNVSKKKPLSLVPNIETSSSNYEDAVKVEMSEDTKNKADIPVQTLKNMQNGVSLLQAADQDLDKIRSMLERGKELAAQAADSQDEAEKERFQNEINSINHDIDSYNTTYSSDPNNEEVITALKSDWLEVAEDVIKERYGLVGDGAELQIVLDEDSVPYLAAIMYNYDKDGKAINQTMHIAVKSALPAALPNGGRDPGQYDDRVVTHEMVHVLMGRTMNFQAMPNWFKEGTAEFIHGPNERVVLDLKRSGGGMKGATALQDALGDGTNHSWANTSLHYSAASMAVRYLHTKIKEDGYSGGIKDLLTDLKSNPTESLDQALNNVSRYSNVKAFVNDYVKNGNGAAFIYNLDTAGEFRASLAGGDTGAIGGSTVDGGPIQTAESVIPDINHPTDTPLENFRVIWPTRREDQIPYQDNKAAMIESSRGNYTQFKVDSKALGTDQVDFINHPDAASRIFDEAISYVTDKQAQLEDIRNKLKNQESVTAEKINSSGITDSHMVKKEMEQVKTSLGDANAGIVSKIAKLQPERVLQLLKSS from the coding sequence ATGAGAATTAATAGCGCAATTGTGGAAACGAATAAGGCAGCGAGTCAGAAAGATAATGTATCAAAGAAGAAGCCTCTATCACTTGTTCCTAATATAGAGACAAGTTCCTCAAACTATGAAGATGCTGTCAAGGTTGAAATGTCTGAAGATACAAAGAATAAGGCTGATATACCGGTGCAAACATTGAAAAATATGCAAAATGGTGTATCCTTGCTGCAAGCTGCGGATCAAGATTTAGATAAAATTCGCAGCATGCTTGAGCGAGGGAAAGAATTAGCAGCTCAAGCGGCTGATTCTCAAGACGAAGCTGAAAAGGAAAGGTTTCAAAACGAAATTAATAGTATAAATCATGATATTGACAGCTATAATACCACTTATTCATCAGATCCGAATAATGAAGAGGTTATAACAGCTTTAAAAAGTGATTGGTTAGAAGTAGCGGAAGATGTCATTAAGGAGCGCTATGGATTAGTTGGCGATGGAGCAGAATTGCAGATCGTGCTGGATGAAGATTCTGTACCTTATCTTGCTGCGATCATGTACAATTATGACAAAGATGGGAAAGCAATTAACCAGACCATGCATATTGCCGTAAAAAGTGCACTTCCAGCTGCTTTGCCCAATGGGGGAAGAGACCCGGGGCAGTACGACGATCGCGTTGTTACTCATGAGATGGTTCATGTACTCATGGGACGGACAATGAACTTTCAAGCGATGCCTAACTGGTTTAAAGAAGGAACTGCGGAATTCATCCATGGTCCTAACGAGAGGGTGGTCCTTGATTTAAAGCGCAGTGGTGGAGGTATGAAAGGTGCAACAGCGCTTCAGGATGCTTTGGGTGATGGGACCAATCATTCCTGGGCGAATACGAGTTTACATTATTCGGCAGCATCCATGGCAGTACGTTATTTACATACGAAGATAAAAGAAGATGGCTATAGCGGCGGCATAAAAGATTTGCTGACGGATCTAAAGTCCAACCCAACGGAAAGCCTTGATCAAGCGTTGAACAATGTCTCTCGTTATTCTAATGTGAAGGCTTTTGTTAATGATTATGTTAAAAATGGGAATGGGGCTGCATTTATCTATAATCTTGATACAGCGGGTGAATTTAGAGCCTCTCTGGCTGGAGGAGATACGGGAGCTATTGGAGGATCTACTGTTGATGGCGGTCCCATTCAGACGGCAGAATCGGTAATTCCTGATATCAACCATCCTACGGATACACCGCTGGAAAACTTCCGTGTCATTTGGCCAACCCGCAGGGAAGATCAAATTCCATATCAGGACAATAAAGCTGCTATGATTGAAAGCAGTAGGGGAAATTACACACAGTTTAAAGTAGATAGCAAGGCTCTTGGTACGGATCAAGTGGATTTTATTAACCATCCTGATGCAGCCAGCAGAATTTTTGATGAGGCGATATCCTATGTTACCGATAAGCAAGCGCAGCTTGAGGATATAAGAAATAAATTAAAAAATCAAGAGAGTGTGACAGCTGAAAAGATCAATTCTTCGGGGATAACAGATTCTCATATGGTCAAAAAGGAGATGGAACAAGTAAAAACCAGTCTGGGTGATGCAAATGCTGGAATTGTGTCGAAGATAGCAAAGCTACAGCCTGAAAGAGTATTGCAGCTGCTGAAAAGCAGTTAG
- a CDS encoding DsbA family oxidoreductase, with translation MALPLRIIFDFSCPYCYIAWGFVQKLKETIDLADDWVGWEIHPDLPKGGRMIQDVVPGIVFSERVEKLNALGEPAGLVPGNKLLVPNTRLALQGLEFARDNGKVQEWVAEVYKTSYVLDQNIGDIEVLIGIARQIGLDIAAFEQAVASERYLPILLKADQECMDKQLEWVPTIFSGTEKVLEGALTYEVFEKTLVAMSALKR, from the coding sequence ATGGCTTTACCATTACGTATTATTTTTGATTTTTCTTGTCCATACTGCTACATTGCATGGGGATTTGTTCAAAAGCTAAAAGAGACAATTGATCTGGCTGATGACTGGGTTGGCTGGGAAATACATCCGGATCTTCCGAAAGGCGGCCGGATGATCCAAGATGTCGTGCCTGGTATTGTATTTAGTGAAAGAGTGGAGAAACTGAATGCCCTTGGTGAACCAGCTGGTCTTGTACCGGGAAATAAGCTGTTGGTACCGAATACGCGGCTGGCTTTGCAGGGATTGGAATTTGCCCGCGACAACGGTAAGGTGCAGGAGTGGGTTGCCGAGGTTTATAAAACCAGCTATGTGTTAGATCAAAATATCGGTGATATAGAGGTGCTAATCGGCATTGCTCGTCAGATTGGTCTGGATATAGCAGCATTTGAGCAGGCAGTGGCAAGTGAACGCTATCTTCCAATATTGCTGAAAGCGGATCAGGAATGTATGGACAAGCAGCTGGAATGGGTTCCGACTATCTTTAGCGGGACAGAAAAGGTATTAGAAGGAGCCTTGACTTACGAAGTTTTTGAAAAGACACTAGTGGCCATGTCAGCTTTAAAACGGTAG
- a CDS encoding CGGC domain-containing protein, whose product MKVAILVREETMKRCTGKGCLNAFFQRKDAFAGYEGDIELITFSHADGDIDHKIETMIKNGVDVVHLSTCMRGKAPNYEVLAKRLSEHFDVVGYTHGSKEGKGQETIIMKKVTK is encoded by the coding sequence ATGAAAGTTGCTATATTAGTCAGAGAAGAAACCATGAAGCGCTGTACTGGTAAAGGTTGCCTTAATGCCTTTTTTCAAAGAAAGGATGCTTTTGCCGGATACGAGGGCGATATTGAGCTGATTACTTTTTCTCATGCTGACGGTGATATTGATCATAAGATTGAGACGATGATCAAAAATGGCGTAGATGTGGTGCATTTGTCTACCTGTATGCGGGGGAAAGCCCCTAATTATGAAGTATTGGCAAAGCGCCTAAGCGAGCATTTTGATGTCGTAGGATATACCCATGGATCAAAAGAAGGCAAGGGGCAAGAGACGATCATTATGAAGAAAGTTACGAAGTAA
- a CDS encoding MATE family efflux transporter produces MAVSQLSLFKLAWPIFLELFLITLVGFVNVFILSKYDSVAAAAVEATIQILWNFFLVFAIISMGTSVLVAQNVGAKRPEEIDKVAAVSLLFNAILGGIASLVLVIGGKKMLMFMGIADNLLSYAHTYLLLAGGFIFFDAMLSSADAILKGFGRTKQCLAITAFMNVLNLIGSVVLGLGVAGIPAMGVYGVGIAAVCSKGIAVCSALVYLFTKLLKLDILRHLLQFPKTQLKQLLKIGFPAAMENMSYNMSQTVLMTIIIVHLGADAYITRTYAWSIIKMAFLFSLAIGQANIIMIGQLVGARKFEEAEKAGMHNFLVAFASAWIIGGMLFVFRYQLIGIFTTDAKIIALGALIFAIDALLEPGRTFNIVFIYGLRGAGDVNFPVIVAILSMWSVTIGLGYYLGVILGFGLPAIWALMLVDEWLRGMCMLWRWKSGAWKTKIMV; encoded by the coding sequence ATGGCTGTGAGTCAGTTATCGTTATTTAAGCTTGCCTGGCCGATATTTTTGGAATTATTTCTGATTACGTTGGTAGGGTTTGTAAATGTATTTATATTAAGCAAGTATGACAGTGTTGCTGCAGCAGCTGTGGAAGCTACGATTCAAATTTTATGGAATTTTTTTCTGGTATTTGCCATCATTTCCATGGGAACCTCGGTTTTAGTGGCGCAGAATGTAGGGGCCAAACGACCGGAAGAAATTGATAAAGTGGCTGCTGTATCCCTGCTGTTTAATGCGATTTTAGGCGGGATAGCCAGTTTGGTGCTAGTCATTGGCGGAAAAAAGATGTTGATGTTTATGGGAATTGCTGATAATTTATTATCCTACGCTCATACCTACTTGCTCTTAGCAGGTGGTTTTATTTTTTTTGACGCGATGCTGTCGTCGGCTGATGCCATACTGAAAGGATTTGGGAGAACCAAGCAGTGCCTTGCGATAACCGCTTTTATGAATGTTTTAAATTTGATTGGATCTGTAGTACTAGGACTTGGAGTGGCAGGAATTCCGGCGATGGGGGTTTACGGCGTTGGGATTGCGGCTGTTTGCAGTAAAGGAATTGCAGTGTGTTCTGCCTTGGTATATTTATTTACTAAGCTGCTTAAGCTCGATATCCTGCGTCATTTACTTCAATTTCCTAAGACCCAGTTGAAACAGTTATTGAAGATTGGCTTTCCCGCTGCAATGGAAAACATGTCTTATAACATGAGTCAGACGGTGCTTATGACCATCATTATTGTCCATTTGGGAGCCGATGCATATATTACCCGCACCTATGCCTGGTCCATTATTAAGATGGCCTTTCTATTTTCCTTAGCTATTGGGCAAGCCAATATTATTATGATCGGACAATTAGTGGGTGCCAGGAAATTTGAAGAAGCAGAGAAAGCTGGAATGCATAATTTTTTGGTCGCCTTTGCTTCGGCCTGGATCATTGGAGGTATGTTGTTTGTATTTAGGTATCAACTTATTGGGATCTTCACCACAGATGCAAAGATTATTGCTCTTGGTGCTCTGATCTTTGCAATTGATGCTCTTTTAGAGCCGGGACGAACGTTTAATATTGTCTTTATTTATGGTTTGCGGGGCGCTGGAGATGTCAATTTTCCTGTGATCGTTGCCATACTTTCCATGTGGTCTGTTACCATTGGGCTAGGTTACTATCTGGGAGTCATTTTGGGATTTGGTCTGCCGGCAATTTGGGCTCTGATGCTTGTCGATGAATGGCTGCGCGGAATGTGTATGTTATGGCGCTGGAAAAGCGGTGCATGGAAGACCAAGATTATGGTATAA
- a CDS encoding TIGR03915 family putative DNA repair protein: MFDQSNLIYRYDGSFDGLLCCVFESYDKKEIPTEIILPDASQTFLFAAKEIRTDMEKSSRVLASIPEKMGCDALNFIRRAFLTCAEKKELYILLFLRLGYRYGRSIMGMLTDDTVNTLFKAVKHLDNESHLLKGFVRFSIFNNILVAQIEPKNYVLPLMTQHFSERYPEERFLIYDKTHGMALVYQPYQSAIIPIEDLELPEPDEQEQSYRELWQLFYDTIEIQGRHNPKCRMSHMPKRYWKYMTEFGSLPKKSPLKLEDTAKFLIP; the protein is encoded by the coding sequence ATGTTTGACCAGTCCAATCTGATTTATCGTTATGACGGAAGCTTTGACGGGCTGCTCTGCTGCGTATTTGAGAGCTATGATAAAAAAGAAATTCCGACAGAAATCATCCTGCCGGACGCCTCCCAGACATTTCTCTTTGCCGCTAAAGAAATTAGGACTGACATGGAAAAATCAAGCCGAGTACTGGCTTCCATCCCGGAGAAAATGGGATGCGATGCTCTGAATTTCATACGACGCGCCTTCCTAACCTGTGCTGAAAAAAAAGAGTTGTACATTCTTCTATTCCTGCGTTTAGGTTATCGCTATGGACGATCCATAATGGGTATGTTGACCGATGACACAGTTAATACCCTGTTTAAGGCTGTGAAACATTTAGATAACGAAAGTCACCTGTTGAAAGGATTTGTACGATTTTCCATCTTCAACAATATTCTGGTTGCCCAAATAGAGCCAAAAAATTACGTACTGCCGCTGATGACCCAGCATTTTAGTGAACGTTATCCAGAAGAGCGTTTTTTAATCTATGATAAAACCCATGGCATGGCATTGGTTTACCAGCCTTACCAATCTGCCATAATTCCAATTGAAGATCTTGAGCTTCCTGAACCGGATGAACAAGAACAATCCTACCGGGAGCTATGGCAGCTCTTCTACGATACCATCGAAATACAGGGCCGTCACAACCCTAAATGCCGCATGAGCCATATGCCAAAACGTTACTGGAAATACATGACAGAATTCGGCAGTCTCCCCAAAAAATCTCCGCTGAAACTGGAGGATACCGCTAAGTTCCTTATACCATAA
- a CDS encoding putative DNA modification/repair radical SAM protein → MDVFDKLKILTDAAKYDVACTSSGVNKKASAGGIGSAAASGICHSFSGDGRCISLLKVLMTNVCAYDCKYCVNRKSNDTPRASFTPRELAELTINFYRRNYIEGLFLSSGVLKNPDYTTEQMIEALRILREEYRFFGYIHAKAIPGTDSGLIARLGMLTDRMSVNIELPSQSSLQLLAPDKSKHSILAPMKYIQNRIQENSTDIIKYRHAPKFVPAGQSTQMIIGATPDTDFQILNLTEGLYKKYKLKRVFFSAYMPVAENVLLPTLDTTPPLWREHRLYQADWLLRFYGFTANELLDQQHQSFNPFLDPKCNWALHHMDFFPININRAPYSDLLRVPGIGVNSAKRIVIARRSATLQFNDLKKLGVVLKRAQYFITCGGKATGSLKITQDKVLQSLMSEKTLGMYHQSFPLQSQNKQLSLFEQPPMILSGYPQEDLQRCLTSPI, encoded by the coding sequence ATGGATGTTTTTGACAAGCTGAAAATTTTGACCGACGCAGCCAAATATGATGTGGCCTGCACCTCCAGCGGAGTGAATAAAAAGGCGTCCGCCGGAGGAATTGGCAGTGCAGCGGCCAGCGGCATCTGCCACAGCTTCTCAGGAGACGGTCGGTGCATCTCACTATTAAAGGTACTGATGACCAACGTATGCGCCTATGATTGTAAATACTGTGTAAACCGTAAGTCAAATGACACTCCACGAGCGTCTTTTACACCACGGGAATTGGCAGAACTGACCATCAATTTTTATCGACGCAATTATATTGAAGGGCTTTTTTTAAGTTCCGGCGTACTGAAAAATCCGGACTATACCACCGAGCAAATGATTGAGGCACTGCGCATCCTGCGAGAGGAATACCGATTTTTTGGATACATCCATGCAAAAGCCATTCCTGGAACAGACAGCGGTCTCATTGCCCGGTTGGGCATGCTGACTGATCGCATGAGTGTAAATATTGAACTGCCTTCCCAGAGTAGTCTGCAGCTGCTGGCACCGGACAAGTCTAAGCATTCTATTTTAGCACCTATGAAATACATTCAAAATCGCATCCAAGAAAATTCTACAGATATCATAAAATATCGCCATGCACCAAAGTTTGTTCCTGCCGGTCAGAGTACTCAAATGATTATCGGCGCTACGCCAGATACTGATTTTCAGATCTTGAATTTAACAGAAGGTCTTTATAAAAAATATAAGTTAAAGCGGGTATTTTTTTCTGCCTATATGCCTGTAGCCGAAAACGTCCTGCTGCCCACCTTAGATACAACTCCGCCTCTTTGGCGGGAACATAGGCTTTATCAAGCGGATTGGCTGCTTCGATTTTACGGTTTCACGGCAAATGAGCTCCTGGATCAGCAGCACCAAAGTTTTAATCCCTTTTTAGACCCAAAATGCAATTGGGCACTCCATCATATGGATTTCTTTCCTATAAATATAAACCGGGCACCCTACAGTGACTTGCTGCGGGTGCCCGGCATTGGCGTAAACAGCGCCAAACGAATTGTAATTGCCCGCCGCTCAGCAACCCTCCAATTTAATGATCTAAAGAAACTGGGAGTTGTACTAAAGCGGGCACAGTATTTTATTACTTGCGGCGGTAAAGCCACAGGCAGCTTAAAAATTACCCAGGATAAAGTACTGCAGTCTTTAATGTCAGAAAAAACCTTAGGTATGTATCACCAGAGTTTTCCACTTCAATCACAGAATAAGCAGCTCTCTCTTTTTGAACAGCCACCCATGATATTATCTGGATACCCACAGGAGGATCTTCAAAGATGTTTGACCAGTCCAATCTGA
- a CDS encoding alpha/beta fold hydrolase gives MGYFIEVEPNINLYVEDVNPGSSKTIVFIHGWPANHRMFEYQFDQLPAMGYRCIGIDLRGFGNSDKPWGGYDYDQSADDIRCVVEALGLEDFVLGGHSTGGGIVIRYMARHNGYGVAKLALFAAAAPSLIQRPYFPHGLKKEDVDKIIQDTLDDRPKMLRGFGDMFFFQYVTQPFSDWFFQLGLQAAGWSTAAVANSWLDEERLFSDLETICVPTLILHGIHDKVCLFPLAIAQHEGIRNSKLVPFKYSGHGLFYDQRDKFNKELVQFMEE, from the coding sequence ATGGGATATTTTATTGAAGTTGAGCCAAACATAAATCTTTATGTGGAAGATGTCAACCCGGGAAGCAGTAAGACCATTGTATTTATACATGGTTGGCCTGCTAATCATAGAATGTTTGAGTATCAATTTGACCAGCTCCCGGCAATGGGCTATCGTTGCATTGGAATTGATCTTAGAGGATTCGGCAATTCGGATAAGCCTTGGGGAGGCTATGACTATGATCAATCCGCAGATGATATTCGATGTGTGGTTGAAGCCCTTGGTTTAGAAGACTTTGTACTTGGAGGACATTCTACAGGGGGAGGCATTGTGATTCGCTATATGGCCCGCCACAATGGCTATGGGGTAGCGAAGCTTGCTCTTTTTGCAGCTGCAGCTCCCAGCCTGATTCAACGTCCATATTTTCCTCATGGGTTAAAGAAAGAAGACGTAGATAAAATCATTCAAGATACACTGGATGATCGTCCCAAAATGCTTAGGGGCTTTGGAGACATGTTTTTCTTTCAGTACGTAACCCAGCCTTTTTCGGACTGGTTCTTTCAATTAGGATTACAAGCGGCAGGCTGGTCTACCGCTGCAGTTGCGAATTCGTGGCTGGATGAAGAAAGGCTCTTTTCTGATCTTGAAACCATATGTGTTCCTACATTAATTCTTCATGGCATTCACGATAAAGTTTGTCTGTTTCCATTGGCTATTGCACAACATGAAGGAATTAGAAACTCTAAACTTGTACCCTTCAAATACAGCGGTCACGGATTGTTCTATGACCAGCGGGATAAATTCAATAAAGAATTGGTGCAGTTTATGGAGGAATGA
- a CDS encoding fumarylacetoacetate hydrolase family protein: MHFLTYQSNGQEEIGLLTADQKQIIPLLAAEHHFYGETILPTTLLSLIQQGELALQRVKSIVKSVEAQSDLPFLLSPDNIRIVAPIPRPAKNIFCIGKNYAEHAMEGDTSADPSVAIPKYPVIFTKAPTTVIGPGDIINSHSQVTNALDYEVELAVIIGKKASYVSKEEAMDYVFGYTILNDVTARDLQKRHQQWFRGKSLDTTAPMGPFLVHKTSVPSVNDLTVTLKVNGELRQHANTNSLIFDIPTLISTISSGITLEPGDIISTGTPAGVGAYSTPPVFLKPGDKLELSITGLGTLINTVG, encoded by the coding sequence ATGCATTTTTTAACATATCAATCTAACGGTCAAGAAGAAATCGGCCTCTTGACAGCAGACCAAAAACAGATCATTCCTCTGCTGGCCGCCGAGCATCATTTTTATGGTGAAACCATATTGCCGACTACGCTACTCTCTCTTATTCAGCAAGGTGAATTAGCTTTACAGCGAGTCAAGTCGATCGTGAAATCAGTAGAAGCACAAAGCGATCTTCCATTTCTGCTGTCACCGGACAACATCCGGATTGTAGCGCCAATTCCTCGTCCTGCCAAAAATATTTTCTGCATTGGCAAAAACTATGCCGAACATGCTATGGAGGGTGACACAAGCGCCGACCCGAGTGTAGCTATCCCTAAATATCCAGTTATCTTTACCAAGGCTCCCACTACGGTAATTGGCCCTGGCGACATCATTAACAGTCATAGCCAAGTTACAAATGCTTTGGACTATGAAGTAGAACTGGCTGTAATCATTGGGAAGAAGGCTTCCTATGTTAGCAAAGAAGAGGCAATGGACTATGTATTTGGCTATACCATTCTTAATGATGTGACGGCACGGGATTTACAAAAGCGTCACCAGCAGTGGTTTCGTGGCAAAAGTCTTGATACCACAGCACCAATGGGTCCCTTCCTTGTTCACAAGACTTCTGTTCCTTCAGTCAATGACCTAACAGTAACATTAAAGGTAAACGGCGAGCTAAGACAGCATGCTAACACGAATTCTCTAATTTTTGATATTCCAACACTTATCAGTACGATTTCCTCTGGTATTACTCTTGAACCCGGAGATATTATCTCTACCGGCACCCCCGCCGGCGTTGGAGCCTATTCAACACCTCCTGTATTTTTGAAGCCTGGAGACAAACTGGAACTATCAATTACCGGTCTGGGAACATTAATCAACACCGTAGGCTAG
- a CDS encoding glycosyltransferase family 4 protein — protein sequence MKIAIISPIAWRTPPRHYGPWERVVSLLAEGLVKEGIDVTLYATGDSLTSAKLRSVCKAPYEEDKELDAKVWESLHISQIMEQADEFDIIHNNYDFLPLTYSGLIKTPVITTIHGFSSPKIMPVYRKYNKKTHYVSISNADRHEDLDYIRTVYHGIDIEKFTLNKEQGNYLVYFGRIHKDKGTWEAIQVAKRAKMKLVIAGIIQDKSYYENDVEPYLNDDVCYIGSVGPEERNNVLGNAYALLHPIHFNEPFGLSIVESMACGTPVLAFNKGSMPEIIQDGMNGFIVSDVEEMAEKIKDIRNISREDCRKTVECKFTQEKMVKQYIEVYKEILKKL from the coding sequence ATGAAAATTGCTATCATTTCACCAATTGCATGGAGGACGCCGCCGAGGCATTATGGTCCTTGGGAGAGAGTCGTTTCCTTATTGGCAGAGGGGCTTGTGAAAGAGGGGATTGATGTAACACTCTATGCTACTGGCGATTCATTAACCAGTGCGAAGCTTCGTAGTGTGTGCAAAGCGCCCTATGAAGAAGACAAAGAACTGGATGCAAAAGTTTGGGAATCTTTGCATATATCCCAAATCATGGAGCAGGCAGATGAATTTGACATCATACATAACAATTATGATTTTTTGCCTCTGACCTATAGCGGTCTTATAAAAACACCTGTTATAACAACGATACATGGATTTTCTTCGCCTAAAATTATGCCTGTGTATAGAAAATATAACAAAAAAACTCACTATGTCTCTATTAGTAATGCGGACCGGCATGAGGATCTGGATTATATAAGGACTGTATACCATGGCATTGACATCGAAAAATTCACATTAAACAAAGAACAGGGCAATTATTTAGTTTACTTTGGAAGAATACATAAGGACAAGGGAACTTGGGAGGCAATACAAGTTGCTAAAAGAGCAAAAATGAAGCTGGTTATTGCTGGAATTATACAGGATAAGTCTTATTACGAAAATGACGTAGAGCCATATCTTAATGACGACGTATGTTACATTGGCTCCGTAGGTCCTGAAGAAAGAAATAATGTTCTGGGTAATGCATATGCATTGCTGCATCCCATTCATTTTAATGAACCTTTTGGTCTTAGTATTGTGGAATCAATGGCATGCGGAACACCTGTCCTTGCATTTAATAAAGGTTCTATGCCCGAAATTATTCAGGATGGTATGAATGGGTTTATTGTGTCTGATGTGGAGGAAATGGCTGAGAAGATTAAAGATATCAGAAATATTTCACGGGAAGACTGCCGCAAAACGGTTGAATGCAAATTTACACAGGAGAAAATGGTAAAACAATATATTGAGGTTTACAAAGAAATATTAAAAAAATTATAG
- a CDS encoding glycosidase encodes MDKNWFGTQLKNDNHTFKELFKRHPKNPILTAKDWPYPAHSVFNPAATMFHGKVLLLARVEDRRGFSHLTKAISDDGVSNWQIDRVPTLEADPLNYPEERWGIEDPRITWLAELNKWAITYTAFSRHGPLVAMALTNDFITFERIGPLMPPEDKDAALFPRRIQGKWALIHRPVTTNYVPGSHIWLSYSDSNFTHWGDRQVVMHARRGGWWDGGKIGLAAPPIETAEGWILVYHGVRQTASGSIYRIGLALLDLDNPAKVLHRTDEWVFGPTEGYEREGDVDDVVFPSGWVLDDKTGLLNMYYGGADSCIALATASIGDLLEYVKTCPEPLDEALY; translated from the coding sequence ATGGATAAAAATTGGTTTGGGACTCAGTTGAAAAACGACAATCATACATTTAAAGAACTGTTTAAGCGGCATCCAAAGAATCCGATTTTGACAGCGAAAGATTGGCCCTATCCTGCACATTCAGTATTCAATCCAGCAGCCACTATGTTTCACGGTAAAGTATTGCTGCTGGCTCGTGTAGAGGATCGGCGAGGTTTTTCCCACCTGACTAAGGCGATTAGTGATGATGGAGTCAGCAATTGGCAAATTGACAGAGTGCCAACGCTGGAAGCAGATCCGCTAAACTATCCGGAGGAACGGTGGGGAATTGAAGATCCTAGGATTACTTGGCTTGCTGAGCTGAATAAGTGGGCGATAACCTATACTGCTTTCTCTCGTCATGGACCACTTGTAGCAATGGCACTGACCAATGACTTTATTACGTTTGAGAGGATCGGACCGCTCATGCCGCCGGAAGATAAAGATGCCGCACTTTTTCCTCGCCGAATACAGGGAAAATGGGCCCTGATTCATCGTCCGGTTACTACTAATTATGTGCCAGGATCTCACATTTGGTTATCCTATTCGGATAGTAACTTTACCCATTGGGGAGATCGTCAGGTGGTAATGCATGCCCGTCGAGGTGGTTGGTGGGATGGTGGGAAAATTGGTCTTGCAGCGCCACCTATTGAGACTGCTGAAGGCTGGATACTTGTGTATCACGGAGTGCGCCAAACCGCTTCTGGTTCGATTTACCGAATCGGTCTGGCATTACTGGATCTGGATAATCCGGCAAAGGTATTGCACCGCACTGATGAATGGGTCTTTGGACCAACGGAAGGGTATGAACGGGAGGGGGACGTTGATGACGTCGTTTTTCCAAGTGGCTGGGTGCTGGACGATAAGACCGGATTGCTTAACATGTACTATGGAGGGGCCGATTCTTGTATTGCCCTGGCTACTGCCAGCATAGGGGATTTGCTGGAATATGTTAAAACGTGTCCAGAGCCCTTAGATGAAGCACTTTATTAG